The Inediibacterium massiliense genome has a segment encoding these proteins:
- a CDS encoding methyl-accepting chemotaxis protein, whose protein sequence is MKLQEKLILIMVGAFLLLGVSTTTMAKYFITQLATEEIERKLDGDLHMGYELLEQKYPGDWKIENEKIYKGQICLGDGKEENGNYELVDTILKQTGSAATIFMKAENISLEETNGYREAPYVRVSTNVQNANGARAVGTKISKEVADKVEEGQDFIGQANVAGKLYHTKYTPIYNKQGKVIGIWFVGVPTDHIQETVKAVIFKFVVVIMIIMMITIAISVLFIKKITGRIKKIVQTIEEMKNQNLTVTCNVNSKDETGDISKNLNYLIDTLNDLLGKISNSSEIVASTSNFLSQTTEQTTIAIHEVAKGVENIAQGASTQAKEMEEGVKKANDLADKIENVITLAGQMYNISFQTDQKSNQGLNMVELLTQKSQKTTQATTNVHQNILEVDEQAQKIGMIIETIGQIAQQTNLLALNASIEAARAGESGKGFVVVAEEIRKLAEGSRDAVDQIQNLIQGVQNQSNVSVQLMNETQNIVKENEYTVKEAKKLFVDIIEAVSELSEKISQVEEYTKDMEKSKNEIVSMTQSLSSISIETSAATEEVSASTQEQLAAIEEVASASQDLSKMAEELKQSIQQFLLQ, encoded by the coding sequence ATGAAATTACAAGAAAAACTGATTCTGATTATGGTAGGGGCATTTCTTTTATTAGGAGTGAGTACTACTACAATGGCAAAATATTTTATTACACAACTAGCAACAGAAGAAATAGAAAGAAAATTAGATGGGGATTTACATATGGGTTATGAGCTTTTAGAACAAAAATACCCAGGAGATTGGAAGATTGAGAATGAAAAAATATATAAAGGACAAATCTGTTTAGGAGATGGAAAAGAAGAAAATGGAAACTATGAATTAGTAGATACAATTCTAAAACAGACAGGTTCTGCTGCTACTATATTTATGAAAGCAGAAAATATATCCTTAGAAGAAACAAACGGATATAGAGAGGCTCCTTATGTGAGGGTTTCTACAAATGTACAAAATGCAAATGGAGCTCGTGCTGTAGGAACTAAAATATCTAAGGAAGTTGCAGATAAAGTAGAAGAGGGACAAGACTTTATAGGTCAAGCAAATGTGGCAGGTAAGTTATATCATACAAAATATACGCCTATTTACAATAAACAGGGGAAAGTGATTGGAATTTGGTTTGTAGGAGTACCAACAGATCATATTCAAGAAACAGTGAAAGCGGTGATATTCAAGTTTGTCGTAGTGATTATGATCATTATGATGATCACGATTGCTATATCAGTACTTTTTATCAAAAAGATTACAGGAAGAATCAAAAAAATTGTACAGACCATAGAAGAAATGAAAAATCAAAATTTAACGGTTACATGTAATGTAAATTCAAAAGATGAAACAGGAGATATTTCAAAGAATTTAAATTATTTGATAGATACTTTAAATGATCTTTTAGGGAAAATAAGTAATTCTTCAGAAATCGTAGCATCTACATCTAACTTTTTATCACAAACAACAGAACAAACTACTATTGCTATTCATGAAGTAGCAAAAGGAGTTGAAAATATTGCCCAAGGAGCATCTACTCAAGCAAAGGAAATGGAAGAAGGAGTTAAAAAAGCAAATGATTTGGCAGATAAAATTGAGAATGTGATTACATTAGCAGGTCAAATGTATAATATTTCTTTTCAAACAGATCAAAAAAGTAATCAAGGATTAAATATGGTAGAGTTATTAACTCAAAAATCACAAAAGACCACTCAAGCTACTACGAATGTTCATCAAAATATATTAGAAGTAGATGAACAAGCTCAAAAAATTGGTATGATTATAGAAACTATAGGGCAAATTGCTCAACAAACAAATCTTCTTGCTTTAAATGCTTCTATAGAAGCTGCAAGGGCAGGTGAAAGTGGAAAAGGGTTTGTGGTAGTAGCAGAGGAAATTAGAAAATTAGCAGAAGGATCTAGAGATGCTGTAGATCAAATTCAAAATTTAATACAAGGAGTACAAAATCAATCGAATGTATCCGTACAACTTATGAATGAAACACAAAATATTGTGAAGGAAAATGAATATACAGTAAAAGAAGCAAAAAAACTATTTGTGGATATTATTGAAGCTGTAAGCGAATTATCAGAAAAAATATCTCAAGTAGAAGAATATACTAAAGATATGGAAAAAAGTAAAAATGAAATTGTAAGTATGACGCAAAGTTTATCTTCCATATCTATAGAAACATCAGCTGCAACAGAGGAAGTTTCAGCATCTACACAGGAACAACTTGCAGCTATAGAGGAAGTTGCTTCTGCAAGTCAGGATCTTTCTAAAATGGCGGAAGAATTGAAACAGAGCATTCAACAATTTTTATTACAATAA
- a CDS encoding Na/Pi cotransporter family protein → MLSILIGTILGIIIFFIGMMMITTSMQSLSHNHLKKIIASLTKNPLLGILVGILVTAVLQSSSTTSVLVVSLVNSRVMNLYQAASVMMGANIGTTFTGQLLSFNFFFWIPHILMVGVLLFYLNFSSFTKNIGKFFIGFSFLFMGIQMMVIFLKPLNNIMEFQNLILSIENQKMKGIFIGAITTTIIQSSSTGIAILQGLAANHSIGIFQAFPIILGQNIGTCSTTLFSSMITDKNGKRAAMIHLLFNIGGSILFYPFCHTFSHFIYSITPIDPIKQIANAHTLFNFISLCIFLPFINKMVDFSKKIIP, encoded by the coding sequence GTGCTTTCTATTCTTATAGGAACTATCTTAGGGATTATTATTTTTTTTATAGGTATGATGATGATTACTACTTCTATGCAAAGCTTATCTCACAATCACTTAAAAAAAATCATTGCTTCCCTTACTAAAAATCCATTATTAGGTATTTTAGTAGGAATCTTAGTTACTGCCGTACTCCAAAGCAGTAGCACAACTTCTGTACTTGTAGTAAGTTTAGTAAATTCTAGAGTGATGAATCTATATCAAGCAGCTTCTGTCATGATGGGTGCAAATATTGGCACAACTTTTACAGGGCAGTTGCTTAGTTTTAACTTCTTCTTTTGGATTCCCCATATTCTTATGGTAGGAGTTCTACTTTTTTATCTCAATTTTAGTTCTTTCACCAAAAACATAGGTAAATTTTTCATAGGATTTTCTTTTCTTTTTATGGGAATTCAAATGATGGTTATTTTTTTAAAACCCTTAAATAACATTATGGAATTTCAAAATCTGATTCTTTCTATAGAAAATCAAAAAATGAAAGGAATTTTCATTGGTGCCATCACTACCACTATTATACAAAGTAGTTCAACAGGCATTGCTATTTTACAAGGTCTTGCAGCCAATCATTCCATTGGAATTTTTCAAGCTTTTCCAATTATCCTAGGTCAAAATATAGGAACTTGTAGCACTACTCTTTTTTCAAGTATGATTACTGATAAAAATGGAAAACGAGCTGCTATGATTCACCTTTTATTTAATATAGGAGGAAGTATTCTATTTTATCCTTTTTGTCACACTTTTTCTCATTTTATTTATTCTATAACTCCTATAGATCCTATAAAACAAATTGCCAATGCACATACTTTATTTAACTTTATTAGTTTGTGTATTTTCCTTCCATTTATCAATAAAATGGTAGATTTTTCAAAAAAAATCATTCCATAA
- a CDS encoding dicarboxylate/amino acid:cation symporter, translating into MENTQKQSLWEAYRFPIILIGAIILGSVLGIVMGEKANVFKPLGDIFLNGMFTIVVPLVFVTISSAVANMANMKRLGKILGNLFLVFAITGLIAAFIMIVVVNVFPPAQGVQLKMEAAQTIEPFKTADQIVAAVTVQDFPDLISRKNMLPLIVFSIFFGICVSLVGEKGKVIANGLNVLSEVFLKMVSILMYYAPIGLGAYFASLIGTFGPELLGSYARAMAIYYPICILYFFIAFTVYAYIAAGKEGIGTYFRAIVSPAVTSLATQSSIATLPVNLEACKKIGVPKDIRDIVLPMGATMHMDGTCLSSILKISFMFGIFDIPFTGMGTYLSALLLSVLGGVVMSGVPGGGLIGEMLIVNMYGFPPEAFPIIATIGYLVDPPATMVNATGDTLAAMLVTRMVEGKDWMHKKLTEKEDRLS; encoded by the coding sequence ATGGAGAATACACAAAAGCAGAGCTTATGGGAGGCTTATAGATTTCCTATTATTTTAATAGGCGCAATTATTTTAGGAAGTGTTTTAGGAATTGTTATGGGAGAAAAAGCAAATGTATTTAAACCATTAGGAGATATTTTTCTCAATGGTATGTTTACAATTGTGGTTCCATTAGTTTTTGTTACAATTAGTAGTGCTGTAGCGAATATGGCAAATATGAAAAGGTTAGGAAAAATATTGGGAAATTTATTTTTAGTATTTGCAATTACTGGACTGATTGCAGCATTTATTATGATTGTAGTTGTCAATGTATTTCCTCCAGCTCAAGGGGTACAATTAAAAATGGAGGCTGCACAAACCATTGAACCCTTTAAAACAGCAGATCAAATTGTAGCAGCCGTAACAGTACAAGACTTTCCAGATTTGATTTCTAGAAAGAATATGTTACCTTTGATTGTTTTTTCTATATTCTTTGGTATTTGTGTAAGCTTAGTAGGAGAAAAAGGAAAAGTTATTGCCAATGGACTCAATGTTTTATCTGAAGTATTTTTAAAAATGGTTTCAATCCTTATGTATTATGCACCTATTGGACTTGGAGCTTATTTTGCTTCTTTGATTGGTACCTTTGGACCAGAGCTATTAGGCTCTTATGCAAGAGCTATGGCTATTTATTATCCTATTTGTATTTTATATTTTTTTATTGCATTTACCGTATATGCTTATATTGCAGCAGGAAAGGAAGGAATTGGAACTTATTTTAGAGCTATTGTTTCTCCTGCAGTAACTTCTTTAGCTACTCAAAGTAGTATTGCAACTCTACCTGTAAATTTAGAGGCTTGTAAAAAAATAGGTGTGCCTAAAGATATTCGGGATATTGTACTACCTATGGGAGCCACTATGCATATGGACGGTACTTGTTTAAGTTCTATATTAAAAATTTCTTTTATGTTTGGAATTTTTGATATACCTTTTACAGGAATGGGAACTTATTTAAGTGCACTTTTATTATCTGTTTTAGGTGGAGTAGTTATGTCTGGTGTTCCTGGAGGAGGACTGATTGGAGAAATGTTAATTGTAAATATGTATGGTTTTCCTCCAGAAGCATTTCCTATTATTGCAACCATTGGATATTTAGTGGATCCTCCAGCTACTATGGTAAATGCTACAGGAGATACATTAGCAGCTATGCTTGTAACAAGAATGGTAGAGGGTAAAGATTGGATGCATAAAAAATTAACAGAAAAAGAAGATCGTTTATCTTAA
- a CDS encoding alpha/beta-type small acid-soluble spore protein: MANRNKAVVPEARMALNQMKAEIASELGLANYENIDKGTLTSRQNGYVGGYMTKRLVEAAERSMAGK; encoded by the coding sequence ATGGCAAACAGAAATAAAGCTGTAGTTCCAGAAGCAAGAATGGCATTAAATCAAATGAAAGCTGAGATTGCAAGTGAACTTGGACTTGCTAATTATGAAAATATTGATAAGGGAACTTTAACTTCAAGACAAAACGGCTATGTAGGTGGATACATGACAAAACGCCTTGTAGAAGCTGCTGAAAGAAGTATGGCTGGAAAATAA
- the pdaB gene encoding polysaccharide deacetylase family sporulation protein PdaB, with protein sequence MRIWIIHKKIVLGVIMIILLLVMSFLYLGDFGNAIVGVMNKDKVLPIYCVDTSQKKLAISFDAAWGDQYTEGILDILDQYNVKATFFLVGFWVDKYPDQVKKIYDRGHEIGNHSSTHPHMSKLSAQQIEKELNETGEKIEKITGKNLNLFRPPFGDYNNLLIETAKKNGYYTIQWDVDSLDWKELGDQPVVDRVTRNVKKGSIVLFHNNAKYILKYLPSVIQKLQKEGYEIVPISELILKEDYYVDHTGMQKKNGKE encoded by the coding sequence ATGAGAATATGGATTATTCATAAAAAAATTGTTTTGGGTGTAATCATGATTATCCTGCTGCTTGTGATGTCATTTCTATATCTTGGGGATTTTGGAAATGCAATTGTAGGTGTTATGAATAAGGACAAAGTTCTTCCTATATATTGTGTAGATACTTCACAAAAAAAATTAGCTATAAGTTTTGATGCAGCTTGGGGAGATCAATATACAGAAGGAATCTTAGATATTTTAGATCAATACAATGTAAAAGCTACTTTTTTCTTAGTTGGATTTTGGGTAGATAAATATCCTGATCAAGTAAAAAAAATTTATGATAGAGGTCATGAGATAGGAAATCATTCTAGTACCCATCCTCATATGTCCAAATTATCTGCACAACAAATTGAAAAAGAATTAAATGAAACAGGAGAAAAGATTGAAAAAATTACAGGAAAAAATCTAAATTTATTTAGACCTCCCTTTGGAGATTATAACAATCTTTTGATTGAAACAGCTAAAAAAAATGGTTATTATACCATTCAATGGGATGTAGACTCTCTAGATTGGAAAGAACTAGGAGATCAACCAGTAGTAGATCGAGTAACTCGAAATGTAAAGAAGGGTTCTATTGTACTATTTCACAATAATGCAAAATATATATTGAAATATCTTCCTTCAGTAATCCAAAAATTACAAAAAGAAGGATATGAAATTGTTCCTATATCAGAGCTCATTTTAAAAGAAGACTATTATGTTGATCATACAGGAATGCAGAAAAAGAATGGAAAAGAATAA
- a CDS encoding Mur ligase family protein, which produces MYIQNGSSMKIIGIAGGSGKTIMAQWMAYLFEKHGLKIANISSKGTYIDNEIINKKNNVLDEMIKRKVDVLIIEINHNSLSELCENFYLDTIIYTYMNKNYTQEELAVYKKILNRLNENSIIIWNADDLKNINILEHAKNKMIITYGFCSKATITASSIDEASFVKFYCCIQRGFTTHDHMEIYPMEFPVEVRRVDRNHIYSILGAITGVLMYGILPEYICKYLNLVKEKN; this is translated from the coding sequence GTGTATATTCAAAATGGAAGTTCAATGAAGATTATTGGAATTGCTGGAGGAAGTGGAAAAACAATAATGGCACAATGGATGGCTTATTTATTTGAAAAGCATGGATTAAAGATAGCAAATATTTCTTCAAAAGGTACATATATAGACAATGAAATAATAAATAAAAAAAACAATGTATTAGATGAAATGATCAAAAGAAAAGTAGATGTTTTGATCATAGAGATCAATCATAATAGTTTATCTGAGTTGTGCGAGAATTTCTACTTAGATACCATAATTTATACCTATATGAATAAAAATTATACACAAGAGGAGTTAGCTGTATATAAAAAAATACTAAATAGATTAAATGAAAATAGTATCATTATATGGAATGCAGATGATCTCAAAAATATAAATATTTTAGAGCATGCAAAAAATAAGATGATCATTACTTATGGCTTTTGCTCCAAAGCAACTATTACTGCTTCTAGTATAGATGAAGCTTCATTTGTAAAATTTTATTGTTGTATTCAAAGAGGGTTTACCACCCATGATCATATGGAAATATATCCTATGGAATTTCCTGTTGAAGTCAGAAGAGTAGATAGAAATCATATATATTCTATATTAGGAGCAATCACAGGGGTATTAATGTATGGAATACTTCCAGAATATATATGTAAATATCTAAATCTAGTAAAAGAGAAAAATTAA
- a CDS encoding 4Fe-4S double cluster binding domain-containing protein, producing MNQTEILREKIKEWGASKVGFGFLEDVLPNDLKHLKTGISIGIRLSDEIISQIKDEPTHTYFHHYRTVNAFIDQLTLKISMHLQSLGYLAMAIPASQSVNIDGKEYSGIFQHRTAATRAGIGWIGKNACLVTEEFGPRVRLGTVLTNMELNYDDPITKSQCGACTKCVRACPTLALRGELWHPNIERKELIDVRACSTHMHNHYQHIGRGVVCGICIKVCEKGSHILKR from the coding sequence ATGAATCAAACAGAAATATTAAGAGAAAAAATAAAAGAATGGGGAGCATCTAAAGTAGGGTTTGGATTCTTAGAAGATGTATTACCTAATGATTTAAAACATTTAAAAACAGGAATTTCTATTGGGATTCGATTGTCAGATGAAATTATTAGTCAAATCAAAGATGAACCTACTCACACATATTTTCATCACTATAGGACTGTCAATGCTTTTATAGATCAATTGACTTTAAAAATTTCTATGCACCTACAAAGTTTAGGATATTTAGCTATGGCAATACCAGCTTCTCAAAGTGTAAATATAGATGGAAAAGAATATAGTGGAATTTTTCAACACAGAACCGCAGCTACAAGAGCAGGTATTGGATGGATCGGCAAAAATGCTTGTTTGGTAACAGAAGAATTTGGCCCAAGGGTGAGACTTGGAACAGTCCTTACAAATATGGAATTAAATTATGATGATCCTATTACAAAGTCTCAGTGTGGAGCATGTACTAAATGCGTAAGAGCATGTCCGACATTGGCACTAAGAGGAGAACTATGGCATCCCAATATAGAAAGAAAGGAATTAATAGATGTAAGAGCATGTAGTACTCATATGCATAACCATTATCAGCACATAGGAAGAGGAGTAGTTTGTGGTATATGTATAAAGGTTTGTGAAAAAGGAAGCCATATTTTAAAAAGATAG
- a CDS encoding single-stranded DNA-binding protein, with translation MSDKVIDTNKVTIIGEIHSPLTFSHEMYGEGFYIFKMRVPRLSDHNDVLPVTISERIIMDENLHMGKIVNVEGQLRSYNKYADGKNKLILTIFAREIELYDENDEIKNPNQIYLDGYICKDPVYRSTPFGREITDLLIAVNRPYNKSDYIPCIAWGRNARFSEKLKVGDHLKIWGRIQSRQYQKKLGEEQVITKMAYEVSISKMEVSQEENNQEENNQAEK, from the coding sequence ATGTCTGATAAGGTAATTGATACGAACAAGGTAACAATTATAGGAGAGATACATAGTCCTTTGACATTTAGCCATGAAATGTATGGAGAAGGATTCTATATTTTTAAGATGAGGGTTCCAAGGTTAAGTGATCATAATGATGTACTTCCTGTTACCATCTCAGAGCGTATTATTATGGATGAAAATTTACATATGGGAAAAATTGTAAATGTAGAAGGGCAATTAAGATCGTACAATAAATATGCAGATGGAAAAAACAAATTGATTTTGACTATTTTTGCAAGAGAAATAGAACTATATGATGAAAATGATGAGATAAAAAACCCAAATCAAATTTATTTAGATGGCTATATTTGTAAAGATCCTGTGTATCGGTCTACACCTTTTGGAAGAGAAATTACTGATTTATTAATTGCAGTGAATAGGCCTTATAACAAATCCGATTATATCCCTTGTATTGCATGGGGAAGAAATGCAAGATTCTCAGAAAAATTAAAAGTTGGAGACCATTTGAAGATTTGGGGAAGGATTCAAAGTAGACAGTATCAAAAGAAATTAGGAGAAGAGCAAGTTATTACAAAAATGGCCTACGAAGTTTCCATATCTAAAATGGAAGTAAGTCAAGAAGAAAATAATCAAGAAGAGAATAATCAAGCAGAAAAGTAA
- a CDS encoding DUF4364 family protein — MFYDNTKQLAEHKLILLYIFDKFSMALTNGQITQFVMEKDYMNYFLLQQFLGELVNTGMLEYSKNSDNFFYVLTEKGRRTLQYFKNRLSNDLIEQLDQSIEQKKQILLKEMQVMADYSKNGENEYIVDLKVIENNIMLIDLKLNVVSNKHAKQICEKWKKEAPNIYGDIIGLLIKS, encoded by the coding sequence ATGTTTTATGACAACACAAAACAATTAGCAGAACACAAATTAATTTTATTGTACATATTTGATAAATTCTCCATGGCTTTAACCAATGGACAAATTACACAATTTGTCATGGAAAAAGATTATATGAATTACTTTTTACTTCAACAATTTTTAGGAGAATTAGTCAATACTGGAATGCTTGAATACAGCAAAAACTCAGATAACTTTTTTTATGTTTTAACAGAAAAAGGAAGACGGACTTTACAATATTTTAAAAATAGATTGTCTAATGATTTAATTGAACAATTAGATCAATCTATAGAACAAAAGAAACAGATTTTGCTAAAAGAAATGCAGGTTATGGCAGATTATTCTAAGAATGGAGAAAATGAGTATATAGTGGATTTAAAAGTCATCGAAAATAATATTATGCTCATTGATTTAAAGCTTAATGTAGTTTCTAATAAACACGCTAAGCAAATCTGTGAAAAGTGGAAAAAAGAAGCACCCAATATTTATGGAGACATTATTGGTCTTTTGATCAAATCATAA
- a CDS encoding TIGR03905 family TSCPD domain-containing protein — protein MYSYQTTGVCAKEIYFSVESNKIKDVQFLGGCSGNLQGISRLVQGMDIDEAIKKLSGIRCGNKNTSCPDQFSKALLALKEQIA, from the coding sequence ATGTATTCTTATCAAACAACAGGAGTCTGTGCAAAGGAAATTTATTTTTCAGTAGAAAGCAATAAAATAAAAGATGTACAATTTTTAGGAGGATGTTCCGGAAATTTGCAAGGCATTAGTCGATTAGTACAAGGAATGGATATAGATGAAGCCATCAAAAAACTTAGTGGTATTCGCTGTGGAAATAAAAATACATCTTGTCCAGATCAATTTTCTAAAGCACTTCTTGCTCTTAAGGAGCAAATTGCATAA
- a CDS encoding YncE family protein encodes MERKLENTVFVLNMGEDTISVLDLFSKALLYKIRLYEGFFYKGKQPVFGPHDADIDYNRKYLYITNSHHGSISIVDLIQNKLVDQVYVGSCPSHIAICKKNKMIYVSNTDSNSISAIHLEKNSLITQIPVGTMPHDVKLSHDQRKLYVTNVDSNTITMIDTMNNDVEKTISVHENPYHITLNKDGNLIFVVSTSFLAMDQGKITILDSKDMKVLDEIPVGKMPIEAIVGKDENLLYITDAELDVVHVLNIKTHKIIDEIHVGRMPSSIKKDERNKFLFVGNIQDNTLSIIEIKTLKVIKNILVGVEPSGILCT; translated from the coding sequence ATGGAGAGAAAATTAGAAAATACTGTTTTTGTTTTGAACATGGGAGAAGATACCATTTCAGTACTAGATTTATTCAGTAAAGCTCTATTATATAAAATTAGGTTGTATGAAGGCTTTTTCTATAAAGGAAAACAGCCTGTTTTTGGACCTCATGATGCGGATATAGATTATAATAGGAAATATCTTTATATAACCAATTCACATCATGGAAGCATTAGTATTGTGGATTTAATTCAGAATAAACTTGTAGATCAAGTATATGTAGGAAGTTGTCCAAGTCATATAGCCATATGTAAAAAAAATAAAATGATTTATGTATCCAATACAGACTCTAATTCTATTTCTGCTATTCATCTTGAAAAAAATAGTTTGATTACTCAAATTCCTGTAGGAACTATGCCTCATGATGTGAAGTTAAGTCATGATCAAAGAAAATTATATGTGACCAATGTAGATTCAAATACTATAACTATGATTGATACCATGAATAATGATGTAGAAAAAACCATATCTGTACATGAAAATCCTTATCATATTACTCTAAATAAAGACGGTAATCTTATATTTGTTGTAAGCACAAGCTTTTTAGCAATGGATCAAGGGAAAATTACTATTTTAGATAGTAAAGATATGAAAGTATTAGATGAAATACCAGTAGGAAAGATGCCTATTGAAGCTATCGTTGGAAAGGATGAGAATCTTTTATACATTACAGATGCAGAACTAGATGTAGTACATGTCTTAAATATTAAAACTCATAAAATTATAGATGAAATTCATGTAGGAAGAATGCCATCTAGTATAAAAAAAGATGAAAGAAATAAATTTTTATTTGTAGGGAATATACAAGATAATACTTTATCTATTATAGAAATAAAAACTTTAAAAGTTATAAAAAATATTTTGGTAGGAGTAGAACCTAGTGGTATTTTATGCACATAA
- a CDS encoding 1-phosphofructokinase family hexose kinase, producing MITTVTLNPAIDRAYVIHDFKPNQKYHLHRNDVKITAGGKGLNVARVASILGEKVNATGFLGGYSGRFIQEELDKLRIYTSFVPINESSRIFTAILDPANNTETILAEKGPVVTKKELNAFVKEFVKILKYSEIIVAAGTVPKGLPKTIYGDMVKIAKDNNVKMIIDASGSYLEEAIKAKPFMIKPNLEELEELVGYKLDDEHKIIFECKHICKQGIEVVGISLGEKGAIFTTKEGVYKIFAPKVTPINAVGCGDAFVAGFAVALYKKKTLEEAFKLAVATGTANAIDKGIGYVNIDHVKKFYEEIEMWRLE from the coding sequence ATGATTACTACAGTTACCTTGAATCCAGCTATAGATCGAGCTTATGTGATTCATGACTTTAAACCAAATCAAAAATATCATCTACATAGGAATGATGTAAAAATTACTGCTGGTGGAAAAGGATTGAATGTGGCACGAGTAGCTTCTATACTAGGAGAAAAAGTTAATGCCACAGGGTTTTTAGGAGGATATTCTGGGAGATTTATACAAGAAGAATTGGACAAGCTAAGGATTTATACTTCTTTTGTTCCAATCAATGAATCATCTAGAATATTTACTGCTATTTTAGATCCTGCAAATAATACAGAAACCATTTTGGCAGAGAAAGGACCTGTAGTAACAAAAAAAGAATTAAATGCTTTTGTAAAAGAATTTGTCAAGATATTAAAATATAGTGAAATTATAGTAGCAGCAGGTACTGTTCCTAAAGGACTACCAAAAACTATTTATGGAGATATGGTAAAAATTGCAAAAGATAATAACGTAAAAATGATTATTGATGCTAGTGGAAGCTATTTAGAAGAAGCAATTAAAGCCAAGCCTTTTATGATTAAACCCAACCTTGAGGAACTAGAAGAATTGGTAGGATACAAATTAGATGATGAACATAAAATCATCTTTGAATGCAAGCATATTTGTAAGCAAGGAATTGAGGTAGTGGGGATTTCATTAGGAGAAAAAGGAGCAATTTTTACTACAAAAGAAGGGGTCTACAAAATATTTGCTCCAAAGGTTACTCCTATTAATGCTGTAGGCTGTGGAGACGCTTTTGTAGCAGGATTTGCTGTTGCCTTATATAAAAAGAAGACTTTAGAAGAAGCCTTTAAATTAGCAGTGGCTACCGGTACGGCTAATGCTATAGACAAAGGAATAGGATATGTGAATATAGATCATGTAAAAAAATTTTATGAGGAAATAGAAATGTGGAGGTTGGAATGA